One part of the Acuticoccus sediminis genome encodes these proteins:
- a CDS encoding GntR family transcriptional regulator, translating to MNAAGVDRVDVGEADVFDLDWNLGAAKQSLAERAYDRIEALFVDTSLPPGAFVRMQDLQTLVDLGRTPVHQAVRRAGSETLIRIRPRDGLTIAPVDLTRERRLADLRRSMDRFVVEEAAKRLSFNHRAGFMHLRRALVAIGEGIDIHTFNRFDRAFDTLLIAAAGEPFLQRTVRPLHAFARRIGYICIESLGRDAGIADTYERHLAILDAVVSGDVARATKASDALIDLSQSYVDDLSDGVDPMLLDVGLGRPADKRTAAQPASGFSSDEGHPNLSPRQTKEDTP from the coding sequence ATGAACGCGGCAGGAGTGGACCGGGTGGACGTGGGCGAGGCGGACGTCTTCGATCTCGACTGGAACCTTGGTGCGGCAAAGCAAAGCCTCGCCGAGCGCGCCTACGACCGGATCGAAGCGCTGTTCGTCGACACGTCTCTGCCGCCCGGCGCCTTCGTGCGCATGCAGGACCTGCAGACCCTCGTCGACCTCGGCCGGACCCCGGTGCATCAGGCGGTGCGGCGCGCCGGGTCTGAGACCCTGATCCGAATCCGCCCGCGCGACGGACTCACCATTGCCCCCGTCGACCTCACGCGCGAACGGCGCCTCGCCGACCTCAGGCGCAGCATGGACCGCTTCGTGGTGGAGGAGGCGGCCAAGCGCCTCTCCTTCAACCACCGCGCCGGCTTCATGCACCTGCGCCGGGCTCTGGTGGCGATCGGCGAGGGGATCGACATCCACACCTTCAACCGCTTCGATCGTGCGTTCGACACGCTGCTGATCGCAGCCGCGGGCGAGCCTTTCCTGCAGCGAACCGTCCGCCCGTTGCACGCCTTCGCGCGCCGCATCGGCTACATCTGCATCGAAAGCCTCGGTCGCGACGCGGGCATCGCCGACACCTACGAGCGGCACCTCGCGATTCTCGATGCGGTCGTCTCCGGCGACGTGGCGCGTGCGACAAAAGCGTCGGACGCCCTCATCGATCTGTCGCAGTCCTATGTCGATGATCTATCGGACGGCGTCGATCCGATGCTCCTCGACGTCGGTCTCGGCCGGCCCGCCGACAAACGCACGGCGGCGCAGCCAGCCTCCGGATTCTCCTCCGACGAGGGGCATCCGAATCTCTCTCCCAGACAAACTAAGGAGGACACCCCATGA
- a CDS encoding aldehyde dehydrogenase family protein — MDRLDQVYIAGRFRAAHGREELERIDPTTEEPTGILVMADAHDAGLAVDSARDAFAGFSRTSRRERIDLLHALADAVAARAGALTEATVAEYGAPMEQARWRAGLAAGNFRLAARLLEDFAFERRVGGSTVIAQPVGVAVHIVPWNSVYNAISVKLAGALAAGCTVVVKASEFSGLQNQLFAECLDAAGMPPGVVNIVSGRGDVVGEALTGHPDVRKISFTGSNAVGKSILRKSADRLPRVTLELGGKAPTVVLDDADLADAAVKALAIAFANNGQACIAGTRALVQRRQLASFCTAIEAASSTIVTGDPREPGTTMGPLVNRRQFERVQGYIRMGLADGARPVIGGEGRPRGLDRGYFVRPTVFTDVTSDMTIAREEIFGPVLCVIGYEDEDHAAQIANDTPFGLHAYVIGEDDRARAFARRIDAGRVAINGVAHDPEAPFGGFRESGIGREYGVFGIEDHLELKAILGR, encoded by the coding sequence ATGGATCGACTCGATCAGGTGTACATCGCCGGCCGGTTTCGCGCCGCGCACGGGCGCGAGGAACTGGAGCGCATCGACCCCACGACCGAAGAGCCGACGGGCATCCTCGTCATGGCCGACGCCCACGACGCGGGCCTTGCCGTCGACAGCGCACGCGATGCCTTCGCCGGCTTTTCCCGGACGAGCAGGCGCGAGCGGATCGACCTCCTCCATGCGCTCGCAGACGCGGTCGCCGCGCGCGCCGGGGCCCTGACGGAGGCCACCGTCGCCGAGTATGGCGCGCCGATGGAACAGGCCCGCTGGCGGGCCGGCCTCGCCGCCGGGAACTTCCGGCTCGCGGCCCGACTGCTCGAGGACTTCGCGTTCGAACGACGGGTCGGCGGCAGCACCGTGATCGCACAGCCGGTCGGCGTCGCCGTCCACATCGTGCCGTGGAACAGCGTCTACAACGCCATCAGCGTGAAGCTCGCCGGCGCACTGGCGGCGGGTTGCACCGTCGTCGTGAAGGCCAGCGAATTCAGCGGTCTGCAGAACCAGCTGTTCGCCGAGTGCCTTGATGCGGCCGGCATGCCGCCCGGTGTCGTCAACATCGTCTCGGGGCGGGGCGACGTCGTCGGCGAGGCGCTGACGGGTCATCCGGATGTCCGCAAGATCTCGTTCACCGGCTCCAATGCGGTCGGCAAGTCCATCCTTCGCAAGTCGGCGGATCGCCTGCCGCGGGTGACGCTCGAGCTCGGCGGCAAGGCGCCGACGGTCGTGCTCGATGACGCCGACCTCGCGGATGCCGCCGTGAAGGCCCTCGCCATCGCCTTTGCCAACAACGGACAGGCCTGCATCGCCGGAACGCGGGCGCTGGTCCAGCGGCGACAACTGGCATCGTTCTGCACCGCGATCGAGGCGGCGTCGTCGACGATCGTGACCGGCGATCCCCGTGAGCCGGGGACGACGATGGGCCCGCTCGTCAATCGCCGGCAGTTCGAACGGGTGCAGGGCTACATTCGCATGGGACTTGCCGACGGCGCGCGGCCGGTGATCGGCGGCGAAGGGCGGCCACGCGGGCTGGATCGCGGCTACTTCGTCCGGCCGACGGTGTTCACCGACGTCACCAGCGACATGACGATCGCGCGTGAGGAGATCTTCGGGCCGGTCCTGTGCGTGATCGGCTACGAGGACGAGGATCATGCCGCGCAAATCGCCAACGACACGCCGTTCGGGTTGCACGCCTACGTGATCGGGGAGGACGATCGCGCGCGGGCGTTCGCGCGCCGCATCGACGCGGGGCGGGTGGCGATCAACGGCGTCGCCCACGACCCGGAGGCTCCCTTCGGGGGCTTCAGGGAATCGGGCATCGGGCGGGAGTACGGCGTCTTCGGCATCGAGGATCACCTGGAGCTGAAGGCGATCCTCGGTCGCTGA
- a CDS encoding cytochrome P460 family protein codes for MAGLAAVAVRADDGASPIFGVTLPAGYRDWRLVAPALEAPPLDEIRAVVGNDTAIDAYRGGTVPFPDGTVLVKLAWKRVPSPAFPPAAIPGAPTTVQVMVKDSARWPETGGWGFGRFVGGRPVDEAQHETCFACHEARAKDHDFVFTRYAP; via the coding sequence ATGGCGGGGCTCGCGGCGGTCGCCGTCCGGGCGGACGATGGCGCGTCGCCGATCTTCGGCGTCACCCTTCCCGCCGGCTATCGCGACTGGCGCCTCGTGGCGCCGGCGCTGGAGGCGCCTCCGCTCGACGAGATCCGGGCCGTGGTCGGCAACGACACCGCCATCGACGCCTACCGCGGGGGAACGGTGCCGTTCCCGGACGGCACGGTCCTCGTCAAGCTCGCCTGGAAGCGCGTGCCCTCGCCCGCGTTTCCGCCGGCCGCCATCCCGGGCGCACCGACCACGGTGCAGGTCATGGTGAAGGACAGCGCCCGCTGGCCCGAGACCGGCGGCTGGGGCTTCGGCCGCTTCGTCGGCGGACGTCCGGTCGACGAAGCGCAGCACGAGACCTGCTTCGCCTGCCACGAGGCGCGGGCGAAGGACCACGACTTCGTCTTCACCCGGTACGCGCCATGA
- a CDS encoding alpha/beta fold hydrolase, with product MTDSTPETIDIRRRRIVGAAALTFAAAAFGAVRPAAAETTARPARARVDAGLPAVRQIHAGDLDVGYVDAGPADGQAVLLLHGWPYDIHSYEVVAPELAAAGYRVIVPYLRGYGSTRFLSTETPRNAQQTVMAVDAIALMDALGIRSAIVAGFDWGARTANIMATLWPDRCTAMVSVSGYLVGNQAAGAEPLPPTAEHEWWYQYYFATDRGRAGYARYTDEFARLIWRLASPDWRFDESTFDRSAAALANPDHVDIVIDNYRWRLGLATGERRFDALEKRLALTPTIAVPTVTLEGDANGAPHPDPASYASRFTGKYAHHLIAGGVGHNLPQEAPEAFVSAVVEAAGFAA from the coding sequence ATGACCGACAGCACGCCCGAGACCATCGACATCCGCCGCCGCCGGATCGTCGGCGCCGCCGCTCTCACCTTCGCCGCCGCGGCGTTCGGCGCCGTCCGGCCGGCCGCCGCCGAAACGACGGCCCGCCCGGCCCGTGCGAGAGTAGACGCCGGCCTCCCTGCGGTGCGGCAGATCCACGCCGGCGACCTTGACGTCGGCTATGTCGACGCGGGACCGGCGGACGGCCAGGCGGTCCTCCTGCTGCACGGCTGGCCCTACGACATCCACAGCTACGAGGTCGTCGCGCCGGAGCTCGCCGCGGCAGGGTACCGGGTGATCGTGCCCTACCTGCGCGGCTACGGGTCGACGCGCTTCCTGTCCACCGAGACGCCCCGCAACGCGCAGCAGACCGTGATGGCGGTCGACGCGATCGCGCTGATGGACGCCCTCGGCATCCGGTCGGCGATTGTCGCCGGGTTCGACTGGGGCGCGCGCACCGCCAACATCATGGCGACGCTCTGGCCGGACCGCTGCACGGCAATGGTGTCGGTCAGCGGCTATCTCGTCGGCAACCAGGCGGCTGGCGCCGAGCCGCTGCCGCCGACGGCCGAGCACGAGTGGTGGTACCAGTACTACTTCGCGACCGACCGCGGCCGCGCCGGCTATGCCCGCTACACCGACGAGTTCGCCAGGCTGATCTGGCGCCTCGCCTCGCCGGACTGGCGCTTCGACGAATCGACCTTCGACCGGTCCGCGGCCGCGCTCGCCAATCCCGACCATGTGGACATCGTCATCGACAACTACCGCTGGCGGCTCGGGCTCGCCACGGGCGAGCGCCGGTTCGATGCGCTGGAGAAGCGCCTCGCGCTGACGCCGACCATCGCCGTGCCGACGGTGACGCTCGAGGGCGACGCGAACGGCGCGCCGCATCCCGATCCGGCCAGCTACGCCAGTCGCTTCACCGGCAAGTACGCGCACCACCTGATCGCCGGCGGCGTCGGCCACAACCTGCCGCAGGAGGCGCCGGAGGCCTTCGTGTCCGCGGTCGTCGAAGCCGCCGGCTTCGCCGCGTGA
- a CDS encoding mandelate racemase/muconate lactonizing enzyme family protein translates to MRITAIETLRTEEFANVIWVRIHTDAGIIGLGETFYGAGAVEAHIHDTLAGRLLGKSALTIEAHSREMVNLPMAQASTGVEYRAASAIDLALWDAFGKLVDQPVHQLLGGLCRDKLKVYNTCAGTRYVSSKNIKPVENWDPQARGRYEDLDGFMNRAGELAEDLLSEGITAMKIWPFDPIAHETQGLSIDAAQMRRACEPFEKIRKAVGDKMDIMVEFHSLWNLPTAKVIARELEQYKPYWYEDPIRMNSPQALAELARHTDVWITASETLGSRWPFKDMLDVDALSVAMVDIVWSGGLTEARKIASLAETWHRPFAPHDCTGPVAFAAAVHASFSQPNTLIQESVRAFYRGWYTELVDTVPRIENGYVYPMEGAGLGIDLLPAVFERSDLIVRRSEL, encoded by the coding sequence ATGAGGATCACCGCAATCGAGACGCTGCGAACCGAAGAGTTCGCGAACGTCATCTGGGTCCGGATCCATACCGACGCCGGCATCATCGGCCTCGGTGAAACCTTCTACGGCGCCGGCGCCGTCGAGGCTCACATCCACGACACCCTCGCCGGCCGCCTCCTCGGCAAGAGCGCGCTCACCATCGAGGCGCACAGCCGCGAGATGGTGAACCTGCCGATGGCGCAGGCCTCCACCGGCGTCGAATACCGCGCCGCCTCCGCCATCGACCTCGCCCTCTGGGACGCCTTCGGCAAGCTCGTCGACCAGCCGGTGCACCAGCTCCTCGGCGGCCTCTGCCGCGACAAGCTGAAGGTCTACAACACCTGCGCCGGCACGCGGTACGTCAGCTCCAAGAACATCAAGCCGGTGGAGAACTGGGACCCGCAGGCCCGTGGGCGCTACGAGGACCTCGACGGCTTCATGAACCGAGCCGGCGAGCTCGCCGAGGACCTCCTCTCCGAGGGCATCACGGCGATGAAGATCTGGCCGTTCGACCCGATCGCGCACGAGACGCAGGGCCTCTCCATCGATGCCGCGCAGATGCGCCGGGCGTGCGAGCCGTTCGAGAAGATCCGCAAGGCCGTCGGCGACAAGATGGACATCATGGTGGAGTTCCACTCCCTGTGGAACCTGCCGACCGCGAAGGTGATCGCCCGGGAACTCGAGCAGTACAAGCCGTACTGGTACGAGGACCCGATCCGCATGAACTCGCCGCAGGCGCTCGCCGAGCTGGCGCGCCACACGGACGTGTGGATCACCGCCTCCGAGACGCTCGGCAGCCGCTGGCCCTTCAAGGACATGCTCGACGTCGACGCGCTGTCCGTGGCGATGGTCGACATCGTCTGGTCCGGCGGGCTGACCGAGGCGCGCAAGATCGCCTCGCTCGCCGAGACCTGGCACCGCCCCTTCGCGCCGCACGACTGCACCGGACCGGTCGCCTTCGCCGCCGCCGTCCACGCGTCCTTCTCCCAGCCCAACACGCTGATCCAGGAGTCGGTCCGCGCCTTCTACCGCGGCTGGTACACCGAGCTCGTCGACACCGTGCCGCGGATCGAGAACGGCTATGTCTACCCGATGGAGGGGGCCGGCCTCGGCATCGACCTGCTGCCGGCAGTGTTCGAGCGTTCAGACCTCATCGTCCGCCGATCGGAGCTCTAG
- a CDS encoding fumarylacetoacetate hydrolase family protein, which translates to MSFAPEDQRATLLGRAFRPGIGPSVVTVRDGAVIDITSKAYPTVRDVTEADDPVAVVRGAKGEAIGDVGTLTAQTAATRTADAPYLLAPVDLHAVKASGVTFVASLMERVIEEQARGDLSKAAALRSEITGLIGTDLSRLKPGSEQAMALKEALIAKKAWSQYLEVGIGPDAEIFTKAQPMSAVGPGAYVGLHPVSSWNNPEPEIVIVIASTGRIVGATLGNDVNLRDVEGRSALLLGKAKDNNASAALGPFIRLYDESFGAADVAAAEVSLTVTGEDGFELSGRSSMRQISRSPEELAGATIGSHHQYPDGLVLYLGTMFAPVEDRDAPGQGFTHHPGDVVTIATETLGALSNTVTYSTEAPPWTFGMRELMANLAGRGLL; encoded by the coding sequence ATGTCATTCGCGCCCGAAGACCAGCGCGCCACCCTGCTCGGCCGGGCCTTCCGCCCCGGCATCGGCCCGTCGGTCGTCACCGTCCGCGACGGCGCCGTCATCGACATCACCAGCAAGGCCTACCCCACCGTGCGCGACGTCACCGAGGCGGACGACCCGGTCGCCGTCGTCCGCGGCGCGAAGGGCGAGGCCATCGGTGACGTCGGCACGCTGACGGCCCAGACCGCGGCGACGCGCACGGCCGACGCTCCCTACCTCCTCGCCCCGGTCGACCTCCACGCCGTCAAGGCGTCGGGCGTCACGTTCGTCGCGAGCCTCATGGAGCGCGTCATCGAGGAGCAGGCGCGGGGCGACCTCTCCAAGGCGGCGGCGCTCCGGTCGGAGATCACCGGGCTCATCGGCACGGACCTCTCCCGGCTGAAGCCCGGCTCCGAGCAGGCGATGGCCCTCAAGGAGGCGCTGATCGCCAAGAAGGCCTGGTCGCAGTACCTCGAGGTCGGCATCGGGCCGGACGCGGAGATCTTCACCAAGGCGCAGCCGATGAGCGCGGTCGGACCGGGCGCCTATGTCGGCCTCCACCCGGTCTCCTCGTGGAACAATCCGGAGCCGGAGATCGTCATCGTCATCGCCTCCACCGGGCGGATCGTCGGCGCCACGCTCGGCAACGACGTCAACCTTCGGGACGTCGAGGGACGCTCGGCGCTCCTTCTCGGCAAGGCGAAGGACAACAACGCGTCCGCCGCGCTCGGCCCCTTCATCCGCCTCTACGACGAGAGCTTCGGCGCGGCCGACGTCGCGGCGGCGGAGGTGAGCCTGACCGTCACCGGCGAGGACGGGTTCGAGCTCTCCGGCCGCTCCTCGATGCGGCAGATCAGCCGGTCGCCGGAGGAGCTCGCCGGCGCCACCATCGGCAGCCACCATCAGTACCCGGACGGGCTCGTCCTCTATCTCGGCACCATGTTCGCCCCGGTGGAGGACCGCGACGCGCCGGGCCAGGGGTTCACGCACCACCCCGGCGACGTCGTCACCATCGCGACCGAGACGCTGGGCGCCCTCAGCAACACGGTCACCTATTCGACCGAGGCTCCGCCGTGGACGTTCGGCATGCGCGAGCTGATGGCGAACCTCGCCGGCCGCGGCCTCCTCTAG
- a CDS encoding M20/M25/M40 family metallo-hydrolase encodes MTGHPAMHRAYAAIEAGFDTFLDDLVMLTEVPAPPFGEAARGEAFKTRIAACGMDTVTVDAVGNVVALRRGTGRGKVAIAAHLDTVFPAGTDVTVRREGTRLYAPGVGDDTRGLAAILAVARALDAADVRTEADLLVVADVGEEGLGDLRGVRHLFEAGEHAGTIDAFFSFDGSDMEKLVTGGIGSLRYRIVFRGPGGHSFIDFGRVNPSNALGAVVAELARTPVPDEPRTTFSSSVLGGGSSINAIPEEVFVEVDLRSADPGPLADLDARLRRLVAQAVEEENGRARLSAGMLTAEIVPIGNRPAAPLRENGRVIDETRAAHLEFGFSPRVTASSTDANVPLALDIPSVTLGSGPGAGGVHTLGEWVDVERDGSVRALKAGLSAVLRVAGIAAG; translated from the coding sequence ATGACCGGGCATCCCGCCATGCACCGCGCCTACGCCGCCATCGAGGCCGGCTTCGACACCTTTCTCGACGACCTCGTGATGCTGACGGAAGTCCCCGCTCCGCCGTTCGGAGAGGCGGCCCGCGGCGAGGCGTTCAAAACGAGGATCGCGGCCTGCGGGATGGACACCGTCACCGTGGACGCCGTCGGCAACGTCGTCGCGCTCAGGCGCGGGACGGGGCGCGGGAAGGTCGCCATCGCGGCGCATCTCGATACGGTGTTTCCCGCCGGGACCGACGTCACCGTCCGCCGCGAGGGAACGCGCCTCTATGCCCCCGGCGTCGGCGACGATACGCGCGGCCTCGCCGCCATCCTCGCCGTCGCCCGGGCGCTGGACGCGGCGGACGTGCGCACGGAGGCGGACCTTCTCGTCGTCGCGGACGTCGGTGAGGAGGGTCTCGGCGACCTCCGCGGGGTGCGCCACCTGTTCGAGGCGGGCGAGCACGCCGGCACCATCGACGCCTTCTTCAGCTTCGACGGCTCGGACATGGAAAAGCTCGTCACCGGAGGCATCGGTTCGCTGCGCTACCGGATCGTCTTCCGGGGGCCCGGCGGGCACAGCTTCATCGACTTCGGGCGCGTGAACCCGTCCAATGCGCTGGGCGCCGTGGTTGCGGAGCTTGCCCGTACGCCGGTCCCGGACGAGCCGCGCACGACGTTCTCGTCGAGCGTCCTCGGCGGCGGCTCCTCGATCAACGCCATCCCCGAGGAGGTGTTCGTCGAGGTGGACCTCCGCTCCGCCGATCCCGGCCCCCTCGCCGACCTCGACGCGCGGCTGCGCCGCCTCGTCGCACAGGCGGTCGAGGAGGAAAACGGCCGCGCCAGACTTTCGGCGGGAATGCTGACGGCCGAGATCGTCCCGATCGGCAACCGCCCGGCGGCACCGCTCCGCGAGAATGGCCGGGTCATCGACGAGACGCGGGCCGCGCACCTCGAGTTCGGCTTCTCCCCGCGCGTCACCGCCTCGTCGACCGACGCGAACGTGCCCCTCGCCCTCGACATCCCGTCGGTGACGCTCGGGTCCGGCCCCGGGGCGGGCGGCGTCCACACCCTCGGCGAATGGGTGGACGTGGAGCGCGACGGCTCGGTTCGGGCGCTCAAGGCGGGCCTCTCCGCCGTGCTCCGGGTGGCGGGGATCGCGGCGGGATAG
- a CDS encoding FMN-dependent NADH-azoreductase yields MRVLVINSSADLTNAVSRRIVKAAVERLADRDPQLEIDVRDVAVDPVPHLVPGTISGVRGGAESTAEEAAARALSDTLIDELRAADLVVIGVPMYNFGVPTVLRSWFDHVLRAGETFRYSEAGPEGLLRGKRVLVVESRGGLYSEGPAKVADFQEPYLRQLLGFIGLTDVTFVRAERIGFGDEARDAAIASALSDVDGWVAGLALTDVAA; encoded by the coding sequence ATGCGTGTTCTTGTCATCAACAGCAGTGCCGACCTGACGAACGCGGTGTCCCGCCGGATCGTCAAGGCAGCCGTCGAACGGCTTGCGGATCGCGATCCGCAGCTCGAGATCGATGTGCGGGACGTCGCGGTCGATCCGGTCCCGCACCTCGTCCCCGGAACCATTTCGGGCGTTCGGGGCGGTGCCGAGTCCACTGCGGAGGAAGCCGCCGCGCGGGCGCTCTCCGACACGCTGATCGACGAGCTGCGCGCCGCCGACCTCGTCGTGATCGGCGTTCCGATGTACAATTTCGGCGTCCCCACGGTCCTGCGCTCCTGGTTCGACCATGTTCTGCGCGCCGGCGAGACCTTCCGCTACAGCGAGGCGGGTCCGGAGGGGCTCCTGCGCGGGAAGCGGGTGCTCGTGGTCGAAAGCCGCGGCGGCCTCTACAGCGAGGGCCCCGCGAAGGTTGCGGACTTCCAGGAACCCTACCTGCGCCAGCTCCTCGGTTTCATCGGCCTCACAGACGTGACGTTCGTCCGTGCCGAAAGGATCGGCTTCGGCGACGAGGCGCGCGACGCGGCCATCGCCAGCGCGCTGTCGGACGTCGACGGCTGGGTCGCCGGCCTCGCGCTGACCGACGTGGCGGCCTGA
- a CDS encoding SDR family oxidoreductase yields MSALFDLTGKTALVTGSSRGLGFAIAQGLAEAGAALILNGVNEERLKAAAESLSAKGFSVRALAFDVNDEAAVVAAFESLDAEGVAVDILVNNAGIQYRKPMVELSTADWQRVIDTNLTSAFVVGREAAKRMIARKAGKVINIGSLTSDLARATVTPYTVAKGGIKMLTKGMAAEWGEHGINANAIGPGYMLTDMNEALISNPQFDAWVKGRTPQRRWGKPEELVGAAVFLAAPASNYVNGQIIYVDGGMISVL; encoded by the coding sequence ATGTCCGCTCTCTTCGACCTCACCGGCAAGACCGCCCTCGTCACCGGCTCCTCGCGCGGCCTCGGCTTCGCGATCGCACAGGGACTCGCGGAGGCGGGCGCGGCGCTGATCCTGAACGGCGTCAACGAAGAGCGGCTGAAGGCGGCCGCCGAGAGCCTCTCGGCGAAGGGCTTCAGCGTCCGCGCCCTCGCGTTCGACGTCAACGACGAGGCCGCCGTGGTCGCCGCGTTCGAGAGCCTCGACGCCGAGGGCGTCGCGGTCGACATCCTCGTCAACAACGCCGGAATCCAGTACCGCAAGCCGATGGTCGAGCTCTCGACCGCCGACTGGCAGCGGGTCATCGACACCAACCTGACGAGCGCGTTCGTCGTCGGCCGCGAGGCGGCCAAGCGGATGATCGCGCGCAAGGCCGGCAAGGTCATCAACATCGGCTCGCTGACGTCCGACCTCGCCCGCGCCACGGTGACCCCGTACACGGTGGCCAAAGGCGGCATCAAGATGCTCACCAAGGGCATGGCCGCCGAGTGGGGCGAGCACGGCATCAACGCCAACGCCATCGGTCCCGGCTACATGCTGACCGACATGAACGAGGCGCTGATCAGCAATCCCCAGTTCGACGCATGGGTGAAGGGCCGCACGCCGCAGCGCCGCTGGGGCAAGCCGGAGGAGCTCGTCGGCGCCGCCGTCTTCCTCGCCGCCCCCGCCTCGAACTACGTGAACGGCCAGATCATCTACGTCGACGGCGGGATGATCTCCGTCCTCTGA
- a CDS encoding LysR family transcriptional regulator, giving the protein MDVDDVRSFVEICEAGGVTPAARRIGASKSVVSRRLARLEAELGARLVNRTTRGATLTPAGEAFKPHAEQMLAQFEAGRDAVRDDGSAIVGRLRISASTSFGATHLAPVLAEFALRHPQLEIQATFSDRLVDLAGERLDAAIRLGALRDSSLVARRIASIRAVVVASPAYLAGRPGPHTLADLRDHAIVAQEHEVWRLLDGGREVTVSPRARFVADSGHVLLAAVLAGVGIARLPLFLCAPAIESGALEVLLPQYGSPEIGLYVVRPPSAGPAPAKVRALTELLLERFAHSAL; this is encoded by the coding sequence ATGGATGTCGACGACGTTCGGAGCTTCGTGGAGATCTGCGAGGCTGGTGGGGTCACGCCGGCTGCGCGCCGGATCGGCGCGTCCAAGTCGGTCGTCAGCCGGCGGCTGGCGCGGCTGGAGGCCGAACTGGGCGCCCGGCTCGTCAATCGCACGACGAGAGGCGCGACCCTGACGCCGGCCGGAGAGGCGTTCAAGCCGCACGCGGAGCAGATGCTCGCCCAGTTCGAGGCCGGCCGCGATGCCGTCAGGGACGACGGGTCTGCGATCGTCGGACGCCTCAGGATCTCCGCGTCGACGTCGTTCGGGGCCACCCACCTCGCGCCGGTGCTGGCGGAGTTTGCGCTGCGGCACCCGCAGCTCGAGATCCAGGCGACCTTCAGCGATCGCCTCGTGGACCTCGCCGGCGAGCGGCTCGACGCTGCGATCCGTCTGGGCGCCCTGCGCGACTCCAGCCTCGTCGCGCGGCGGATCGCGTCGATCCGGGCCGTCGTCGTCGCGAGCCCGGCCTACCTTGCGGGGCGTCCCGGTCCGCACACGCTCGCCGACCTCCGCGACCATGCGATCGTGGCGCAGGAGCACGAAGTCTGGCGCCTTCTCGACGGAGGGCGCGAGGTCACGGTGTCGCCTCGCGCGCGGTTCGTCGCCGACAGCGGGCATGTCCTGCTGGCGGCGGTCCTGGCGGGCGTCGGGATCGCCCGGCTGCCGCTCTTCCTGTGCGCGCCGGCGATCGAGTCGGGCGCGCTCGAGGTGCTGCTGCCGCAGTACGGGTCGCCCGAGATCGGGCTCTACGTCGTCCGCCCTCCGTCCGCGGGCCCCGCTCCCGCCAAGGTGCGCGCACTCACCGAACTTCTGCTGGAGCGGTTTGCCCACTCCGCGCTCTGA